One genomic region from Gemmobacter aquarius encodes:
- a CDS encoding L,D-transpeptidase gives MAEERIGRRALMGGAVGMAGLAALPALAQDGTTEFQAPVSGSVRNNVSSFRMPQWRDYFENTKGGAILADTKSRALHYWSEDQSIYRLYPSSVPLSEELTRLGRTEIVRKAVNPPWRPTASMLERNPDWPKMVEGGSKDNPLGVRGLYLSWPAYLIHGTHDTRKIGRRSSNGCIGLYNEHVIELYELAQVGTQVLLI, from the coding sequence ATGGCCGAGGAACGGATCGGGCGACGGGCTTTGATGGGCGGAGCAGTCGGGATGGCGGGTCTTGCGGCCCTACCAGCCTTGGCGCAGGACGGCACGACCGAGTTTCAGGCTCCTGTATCCGGCAGCGTACGGAACAACGTGTCCAGCTTCCGGATGCCTCAGTGGCGGGACTATTTTGAGAATACTAAGGGTGGTGCAATTCTGGCGGACACAAAATCACGCGCACTGCATTACTGGTCAGAGGATCAGTCGATCTACCGGCTCTATCCCTCGTCCGTCCCCCTGTCCGAGGAACTGACGCGGCTCGGGCGGACCGAGATTGTCCGCAAGGCTGTGAACCCGCCGTGGCGTCCGACGGCATCCATGCTCGAGCGCAACCCGGACTGGCCGAAGATGGTCGAAGGCGGATCCAAGGACAACCCGCTTGGTGTCCGCGGATTGTATCTGTCCTGGCCTGCCTATTTGATCCACGGCACCCATGATACCCGGAAGATCGGTCGCAGATCATCGAACGGGTGCATCGGCCTCTACAACGAGCATGTCATTGAACTTTACGAGCTTGCACAAGTCGGCACTCAGGTGCTGCTGATCTGA